One Brachybacterium kimchii genomic window carries:
- a CDS encoding helix-turn-helix transcriptional regulator codes for MRIRRTALGATRAQLAERVGIPEATLAAIEAGTYDPRLILGSRLESALELPPGSIDKAGSSDPR; via the coding sequence GTGCGCATCCGACGCACAGCACTCGGGGCCACCAGGGCGCAGCTCGCGGAGCGTGTCGGAATCCCCGAAGCCACACTGGCCGCAATCGAGGCCGGCACGTACGACCCTCGCCTGATCCTCGGATCCCGGCTCGAGTCCGCCCTCGAGCTCCCTCCGGGATCGATCGACAAGGCCGGATCGTCGGATCCTCGATGA
- a CDS encoding AAA family ATPase has protein sequence MALSIADLNTLGIDTSKAPRVEPSPEEVKASRQIPSWQRLVPGSVLSRTLYEAASGRRVTIVDSPPGSGKTTLLVDAALWLSANTDLTLTIAAPTRSAATSVAERLAAVWENASVVLALSGVEKASTSAIHAPGSGSFQGAPGDIVVKTMASLGMSTKTTSDLLIVDEAYQSTFASLAAAAKGCEQVLMVGDPGQIGPVTTADTSVFEDSQYPPHGRAPDVLRRHPSAKILHLPTSYRLGQRTVDAIAPLYDFPFDSGRPDRHVLGHEEIESIQIDRDDPVDLYAEVARLAQTYVGAEVCTDDGTRPLTSSDVCVVAGDNMAVNGIAGFLSTLGLFPGITVGTADRLQGGQWHAVIAVDPLASASTVSDHHLSLGRLCVMASRHMTHMLWVHRGDWRSLIDEQDVEDIDRMVSVRESLVG, from the coding sequence GTGGCGCTGAGCATTGCAGACCTGAACACCCTGGGGATCGACACGTCGAAGGCCCCGCGGGTGGAGCCGTCCCCCGAGGAGGTGAAGGCCTCCCGTCAGATTCCGTCCTGGCAGCGGCTCGTGCCCGGGTCCGTGCTCTCTCGCACCCTGTACGAGGCGGCGTCGGGCCGGCGCGTGACGATCGTGGACTCTCCGCCTGGGTCGGGGAAGACGACGCTGCTGGTCGACGCGGCCCTCTGGCTCAGCGCGAACACGGATCTCACTCTCACGATCGCCGCGCCCACCCGATCTGCCGCCACCTCGGTCGCCGAGCGCCTCGCCGCGGTGTGGGAGAACGCCTCGGTGGTGCTCGCCCTCAGTGGAGTGGAGAAGGCATCGACCTCAGCGATCCACGCCCCGGGCAGCGGCTCCTTCCAGGGGGCGCCGGGAGACATCGTGGTCAAGACCATGGCTTCGCTGGGGATGAGCACCAAGACGACCAGCGACCTGCTGATCGTCGACGAGGCCTACCAGTCCACGTTCGCATCCCTCGCCGCCGCCGCGAAGGGCTGTGAGCAGGTGCTGATGGTCGGCGACCCGGGGCAGATCGGACCGGTCACGACCGCCGATACGTCCGTGTTCGAGGACAGCCAGTACCCACCCCACGGCCGGGCGCCCGATGTCCTGCGCCGTCACCCGTCGGCGAAGATCCTGCATCTGCCCACGTCCTACCGGCTCGGGCAGCGCACAGTAGACGCGATCGCCCCCCTGTACGACTTCCCCTTCGACTCCGGCCGACCCGACCGCCACGTTCTCGGGCATGAGGAGATCGAGAGCATCCAGATCGACCGGGACGACCCCGTAGACCTCTACGCCGAGGTGGCCCGCCTGGCGCAGACCTACGTGGGCGCCGAGGTGTGCACCGACGACGGCACCCGCCCGCTCACGAGTAGCGACGTGTGCGTGGTCGCGGGCGACAACATGGCGGTCAACGGCATCGCCGGGTTCCTGTCCACCCTCGGCCTGTTCCCTGGCATCACAGTGGGCACCGCCGATCGACTGCAGGGCGGCCAGTGGCACGCGGTGATCGCCGTCGACCCGTTGGCGTCCGCTTCCACAGTCTCCGACCATCACCTGTCACTGGGTCGCCTGTGCGTCATGGCATCACGGCACATGACCCACATGCTGTGGGTGCATCGCGGGGACTGGCGGTCGCTGATCGACGAGCAGGACGTGGAGGACATCGACCGGATGGTCTCGGTGCGAGAGAGCCTGGTGGGCTGA
- the nrdH gene encoding glutaredoxin-like protein NrdH, giving the protein MTITVYSKPMCVQCDATKRALTKSGIDFDVVDMTEDAEALAHVKELGYVKAPVVEVGEDRWSGFRPDKIKAIAQSLTSRAPAIA; this is encoded by the coding sequence ATGACCATCACCGTGTACTCGAAGCCCATGTGCGTCCAGTGCGATGCGACCAAGCGAGCCCTGACCAAGAGCGGCATCGACTTCGACGTCGTGGACATGACCGAGGACGCCGAGGCTCTCGCTCATGTGAAGGAGCTCGGCTACGTGAAGGCGCCCGTCGTCGAGGTCGGCGAGGATCGCTGGTCGGGCTTCCGCCCCGACAAGATCAAGGCGATCGCGCAGTCCCTGACCTCCAGGGCGCCGGCTATCGCCTGA
- a CDS encoding vWA domain-containing protein: MSGYARRLTTEQEDHLSVWRALAEKVAPYTAALLYAARYVNAPGLGTLGAVDPRLRVFLDVDAMSEKWSDQENAQVLVHLMFHVMFDHHSVAEQKLQAEGDLSPDLWRMAADAAVNDDLEDAGITFPSTVSTTAEQIGMDRGLSAPEYYDELSRRAHDADMDLFHLDEMASGLIGGALTLGTDLQDRASLDFLTSTWEDLDLIAPPAEDFEVVAAVYSVAEEISKGKGAGAGRLGRWAEEVTAPSVIPWQIVIGGYLRKASRRKPRGLIKTFSRPSRRQTVRVRMPDGSKGRKIILPGTVRPVPTLVVIRDTSGSVSDHELSEVGREVAEIAAQCGVPEDRVFVLDVDDAVYRARTLSEKGTLRSATGGGGTDMRLGLAAIPEVFDRTPDLVVVATDGGTSWPETPSAFPVVALITSDGLDTTPVWIPSVPVDGVPA, translated from the coding sequence ATGTCCGGGTATGCACGTCGCCTCACCACCGAGCAGGAAGATCACCTGTCCGTGTGGCGCGCTCTGGCGGAGAAGGTCGCCCCGTACACTGCAGCGCTGCTGTACGCCGCTCGGTACGTCAACGCCCCCGGGCTGGGAACGCTCGGCGCCGTCGACCCTCGCCTGCGCGTGTTCCTCGACGTCGACGCGATGTCTGAGAAGTGGAGCGACCAGGAGAACGCCCAGGTGCTCGTGCACCTGATGTTCCACGTCATGTTCGACCATCACTCCGTGGCCGAGCAGAAGCTGCAGGCCGAAGGGGACCTCTCGCCGGACCTGTGGCGCATGGCGGCCGACGCCGCCGTGAACGACGACCTCGAGGATGCCGGGATCACCTTCCCCTCGACCGTCTCGACGACCGCTGAGCAGATCGGCATGGACCGTGGCCTGTCCGCTCCGGAGTACTACGACGAACTCTCCCGGCGCGCTCACGACGCCGACATGGATCTCTTCCACCTTGACGAGATGGCGAGCGGCCTCATCGGCGGAGCGCTCACCCTCGGGACCGACCTGCAGGACCGCGCGTCCCTCGACTTCCTCACCAGCACGTGGGAGGACCTGGACCTGATCGCGCCCCCGGCGGAGGACTTCGAGGTCGTCGCGGCCGTGTACTCCGTCGCCGAGGAGATCTCCAAGGGCAAGGGGGCGGGCGCTGGGCGACTGGGGCGCTGGGCCGAGGAGGTCACCGCACCGAGCGTGATCCCCTGGCAGATCGTGATCGGCGGGTACCTGCGGAAGGCCTCGCGTCGCAAGCCCCGAGGCCTGATCAAGACGTTCTCTCGTCCCTCGCGGCGTCAGACGGTGCGTGTGCGGATGCCCGACGGCTCCAAGGGCCGCAAGATCATCCTGCCCGGCACCGTGCGCCCCGTGCCCACGCTCGTGGTCATCCGCGACACCTCCGGGTCCGTGTCGGACCACGAACTCAGCGAGGTGGGCCGGGAGGTCGCAGAGATCGCCGCTCAGTGCGGAGTGCCCGAGGACCGGGTGTTCGTCCTCGACGTCGACGATGCCGTCTACAGGGCCCGGACTCTGTCCGAGAAGGGGACACTGCGCTCGGCGACCGGCGGCGGTGGAACCGATATGCGGCTGGGCCTCGCTGCGATCCCGGAGGTGTTCGACAGGACGCCTGACCTGGTCGTCGTCGCCACGGACGGCGGCACGTCCTGGCCCGAGACGCCCTCAGCGTTCCCCGTGGTCGCACTGATCACCTCCGACGGGCTGGACACCACCCCTGTGTGGATTCCCTCGGTCCCGGTCGACGGCGTTCCCGCCTGA
- a CDS encoding AAA family ATPase, which yields MVHNSARKKAIRRQMSATGRAYLDAERTLDVDPFPAIDLGPSAQGGRIIWEPWAGGAPPHLLIEGRPGSGKSCMLSRLVKQLPTAWPVILGDPLKSGFDCEGWSGRDVLTESSEILEALSALLGAARSPYPTVVVIDEARFFVESLAKDESREVLEFLLRYGRSKRIHVVLAGQRLDRSVLPPCGLRDERARAPG from the coding sequence ATGGTCCACAACAGCGCCCGCAAGAAGGCGATCCGCCGGCAGATGTCCGCGACAGGACGCGCCTACCTCGATGCCGAACGCACGCTCGACGTCGATCCGTTCCCTGCAATCGACCTCGGGCCGAGCGCCCAGGGTGGACGAATCATCTGGGAGCCATGGGCTGGGGGCGCGCCACCCCACCTGCTCATCGAAGGCCGGCCCGGCTCCGGGAAGAGCTGCATGCTCAGCCGCCTCGTGAAGCAGCTGCCGACCGCATGGCCGGTGATCCTGGGCGATCCGCTCAAGTCCGGCTTCGACTGCGAAGGGTGGTCCGGCCGCGACGTGCTCACCGAGTCCTCGGAGATCCTGGAGGCTCTGAGCGCCCTGCTCGGCGCCGCACGTTCGCCGTACCCGACGGTCGTGGTGATCGATGAGGCTCGCTTCTTCGTCGAATCCCTGGCGAAGGACGAGTCTCGGGAGGTGCTGGAGTTCCTTCTGCGGTACGGCAGGTCGAAGCGTATTCACGTGGTGCTCGCCGGCCAGAGACTCGACCGGAGTGTGCTGCCCCCCTGCGGTCTTCGGGATGAGCGAGCACGTGCGCCTGGCTGA
- a CDS encoding RNA-guided endonuclease InsQ/TnpB family protein — MAIVERLRAYKYALDPTLAQRARLEQCAGAARHAHNLLVAENRARGDRYRLLRDHLVTLGRTPAQIKTDLRQHDLEHPEEPVHPISYQAYATRYLTGMIAGHRDAAARIAAGERPEDAWNNDRFDEPWMHEISRRVHVSGLQHADAAVKNWFASLTGARKGRRVGEPRFKKKGQSRDSFTIPSPEAMGPRSRYHRGLDERRGQISDYRHVRLASLGTLRTHDTTKRLVRALDRGAALRSFTVSRSGTRWYVSLLTAENVPEAQPTHAQHVAGVVGVDVGVKVQAALSTGELVDNVRPGARAAKRITRLQRAIARCEKGSRRQQMLYRRLAAAQHHVAQQRATAQHALTKRLATTFEHVAIENLNVAGMSSSACGTLEQPGCNVRQKAGLNRAILDVGFGEIRRQLDYKTSWYGSQLHVIDRYLPSSKTCHACGTVKATLSLRERVFVCECGWREDRDVNAAMNIAAFAVPGSTDTGHLAAGRAERRNGRGDRAAAPPLGVFSGTVDDASRPLHREGPPAGSDPDLFPHATRTR; from the coding sequence ATGGCCATCGTGGAGCGGCTGCGCGCGTACAAGTACGCCCTGGACCCGACCCTCGCGCAGCGCGCACGCCTCGAGCAGTGCGCCGGAGCCGCTCGCCACGCCCACAACCTCCTGGTCGCCGAGAACCGTGCCCGCGGCGACCGGTATCGGCTTCTACGCGACCACCTCGTCACGCTGGGCCGCACGCCCGCCCAGATTAAGACCGACCTTCGTCAGCATGACCTCGAGCATCCCGAGGAGCCAGTCCACCCGATCAGCTATCAGGCCTACGCCACCCGGTACCTAACCGGCATGATCGCCGGACACCGCGACGCAGCGGCCCGTATTGCTGCCGGGGAGAGACCCGAGGATGCCTGGAACAATGATCGGTTCGACGAGCCGTGGATGCACGAGATCTCCCGTCGCGTCCACGTCTCCGGGCTCCAGCACGCCGACGCCGCCGTCAAGAACTGGTTCGCCTCCCTCACCGGTGCGCGGAAGGGCCGCAGGGTCGGTGAACCGCGCTTCAAGAAGAAGGGTCAATCCCGGGACTCCTTCACCATCCCCTCCCCCGAGGCCATGGGACCCCGCTCCAGATACCACCGGGGCCTCGACGAGCGGCGCGGCCAGATCAGCGACTACCGGCACGTGCGCCTCGCGTCCCTCGGCACCCTTCGCACCCACGACACGACGAAGCGGCTCGTGCGGGCCCTCGACCGCGGCGCGGCCCTCCGCTCGTTCACCGTCTCCCGCTCCGGCACCCGCTGGTACGTCTCCCTCCTCACCGCCGAGAACGTCCCCGAGGCCCAGCCGACCCATGCGCAGCATGTAGCGGGTGTCGTCGGCGTCGATGTCGGGGTGAAGGTCCAGGCGGCTCTGTCCACCGGCGAGCTCGTTGACAACGTCCGACCTGGCGCCCGCGCGGCGAAGCGCATCACCCGCCTCCAGCGCGCCATCGCCCGCTGCGAGAAGGGGTCGCGCCGCCAGCAGATGCTGTACCGGCGGCTCGCCGCCGCGCAACACCACGTCGCCCAACAGCGCGCCACCGCGCAGCACGCCCTCACCAAGCGCCTCGCTACGACCTTCGAGCACGTCGCGATCGAAAACCTCAACGTCGCCGGCATGAGCTCGTCCGCCTGCGGGACGCTCGAGCAGCCCGGATGCAACGTCCGCCAGAAGGCGGGCCTGAACCGGGCGATCCTGGATGTCGGCTTCGGTGAGATCCGCCGGCAGCTCGACTATAAGACCAGCTGGTACGGATCCCAGCTCCATGTCATTGACCGGTACCTGCCCTCATCGAAAACCTGCCACGCGTGCGGGACAGTCAAAGCCACACTGTCCCTGCGTGAGCGGGTCTTCGTATGTGAGTGCGGGTGGCGCGAGGACCGAGATGTCAACGCCGCGATGAACATCGCCGCGTTTGCTGTCCCCGGCTCCACAGACACTGGTCATCTCGCCGCCGGCAGGGCGGAGAGGCGAAACGGACGCGGAGACCGCGCCGCTGCACCTCCACTCGGGGTCTTTAGCGGCACGGTCGACGATGCGTCAAGACCCCTCCACCGTGAGGGGCCACCGGCCGGGAGCGATCCCGACCTGTTCCCACACGCCACACGGACGAGGTAA
- a CDS encoding DUF4236 domain-containing protein, producing the protein MGFRIQKRVKVGKKSHVNVSNSGVSTSVKIGRLTLNSRGRNSIRLFKGLSLKF; encoded by the coding sequence GTGGGTTTTCGCATCCAGAAGCGTGTGAAGGTCGGGAAGAAATCGCACGTCAACGTGTCGAACTCCGGCGTCAGCACGTCGGTGAAGATCGGCCGTCTCACTCTGAACTCCCGCGGCCGCAACTCGATCAGGCTCTTCAAGGGCCTGAGCCTGAAGTTCTGA